TCTGTTTCCTGAGAATAGATCATTCTATGGATAATTATTTTGGGTTTGGGATGGCATTGTGGGAATATGTAGTTACAGATGGTTAAAATAATAACTCAAAGAAAAATAAACTGGCTAAAGAGCTAAAACTGTTCTTGACCAATctttattgtgtttgtgtgcgtgttggaGTGTGCGTGTTGGAGTGTGTATGAGCGTGCATGCGCACgcgtgtaaatgtgtgtgtgtgtgtgtgtgtgtgtgtgtgtgtgtgtgtgtgtgtgtgtgtgtgtgtgtgtgaaatcaacAACTCGAAAACTTTTAATttgcaaaaataaacattttgaATCCACTTCAATTTATTTAcatcgcacgcacacacatatacacacacacacgcgcgcgcacaaatacacacacacaacacacccacacacacatacacatacacacacaaacacatactgaaacacacacacacacacacaaatatatatatatacaacacaataaaaagtccaaaaccaagccagaatgtcgcatctttttaaaAATCCAAATTTTCGGCATATATATATGCGCACGCACGAATACACACGTAGAAACACGTGCTTACGCacatacaaacgcacacaaaatACATCACAAGCGTTGTGGCAAGcgagcaagcaaacaaataaataaacaaagcaacacacaaacaaacaaataacatcaATCTCGTTAGGTCTCCTCTGGTGCTCACTCGTATTTTACGTCAAGCCTCCTTTGTTCCTTTGTTTTTTCGGGGAGACGAAAATGTGCTTGAATtatgttttttaaatttcattcattcattcattcattcattcatttattcattcattcattcatatcCATTTCTGCAATGGTAATGAACTttgagaccggcacggttggcctagtggtaaggcgtccgccccgtgatcgggaggtcgtgggttcgaaccccggccgggtcatacctaagactttaaaattggcaatctagtggctgctccgcctggcgtctggcattatggggttagtgctaggactggttggtccggtgtcagaataatgtgactgggtgagacatgaagcctgtgctgcgacttctgtcttgtgtgtggcgcacgttaaatgtcaaagcagcaccgccctgatatggctcttcgtggtcggctgggcgttaagcaaacaaacaaacaaacaaacaaatgaacttTGAGGCTGCCGCTCGCTCGACAAACAAAAAAGGCCACCAGTCCATTAACGTTCATCTTGCTGAGATGCGGCGCAAATCGGACAAACCTTTTAGAAGTCTTTGGGGGTTAGAAAAGTGCCTTTTCCCATTTGTATAATCTTGGGAATATTGTGGCAAGGCTCAAAACAATGCTTTAAAGAGTGAAGGGAGTTTAAAACAAATTGTAGTCTTTTGAAGTGGAAGGGAAAAacataccgtaaaatccctagcataatcccacccccccctgtgcacagatttagggcaaaattgggggggggggtgggggtttgctagggatagacccctttgcacaaagtaagttttgtgcttaaccgtgtaattgagtgaatacaaaccccgaaagcatgtaagttaggtcgtgtgagtagaagtgaaggaaaaaagaaagaaaaaggactttgaggcaaagaaggccaaccatgagagagagagagagagagagagagagacagagacagagagagagagagagagagagagagagagagagagagagagagagagagagagagagagagagagagagagagagaaaaggactggctcttctgaaaacaacccgagcatagtcattcatatgaatttataaagtaaaaagaaaatcgccagacatttgcaaggacaaacaataacaacacatttccgggaaaaagaaacttgatgaaatgtcgaaatgtcaacaccaatgaagccctttctttctgtacagggaagaaattacacgatcgtctttggaaatgaaacgttaactgaacttggattttgtcttcaaaaggcccaatctttctgagaaagaaaaacccacaaacttagggaaaaaaagagaagagaaactcgaaaaaacatgaacgatgggtgggagtgaggagaggggacaaagaataagaaaaaaggaaagaaacacgaaaaggtaaagaaggggaaaaagatgacttttagaacagtctgcacaaatcctagtgaaagtgagcctatagtctctttgaaaaaagcagggtgggcgtttgctaggtagttacccctgtgcacaacttttggcccaaagtgggggatgggcgtttgctagatggtgggcttatgctagggattttacggtagttGCGAAAGGTGCCAAAttcaaaaccaaaaaaaaacgtAACAATATGTATACCAGACGGGCGGAGTGGCGGGGTGGGAAGAGGCCgattaatcggaaggtcgtgagttcgaatcccagccgcgGCCGTcttgtgggttaagggtggagatttttccgatctcccaggtcaacttatgtgcagacctgctagtatattatcccccttcgtgtgtacacgcaggcacaagaccaagtgagcacggaaaagatcctgtaatccatgtcagagttcggtgggttatagaaacacgaaaatacccagcatgcttcctccgaagaagaagaaaaagaagaagaagaagaagtatttaTACCAACAGAAATGCTTTAGAAAGAGATGGAAGGTGAATCGGGGttggaccggcacggtggcctagtggtatggcgtccgccccgtgatcgggaggtcgtgggttcgaaccccggccgggtcatacctaagactttaaaattggcaatctagtggctgctccgcctggcgtctggcattatggggttagtgctaggactggttggtccggtgtcagaataatgtgactgggtgagacatgaagcctgtgctgcgacttctgtcttgtgtgtggcgcacgttatatgtcaaagcagcaccgccctgatatggcccttcgtggtcggctgggcgttaagcaaacaaacaaacaaacaaaaaatcgggGTTGGAGAAGTGCTCCTTTTATTCAGAATATCAAATATCCCGCTAAAAACGACAaggaaaacaaagcaaaaacaagaCCTAACACGaagagaaaaaacaattttGATTTGTGTGATTCTTGAACTGAGCAGCAGAATCCAATTTTGAACCGAGTAACGGGTTTCTTTCTTTCAACTTTTTCGTTATTTAAGTCATCAGAGATAAATCAGAAATTTGAAATCTTGGCACCTTACATCTTTCTTTTTACTGTCaaggaaaacagaaacaaatctATAAACAAGGATTATTTTGAAAGCTGGGTTGCATCTATTCGTTAGTATTGCTGCCGTAAAAGACAATTACAATAATAAGATGTCCAACATTATCTCACTCTCTGTCAATAAACTTGCAAGACTTAGTAAAGTAAGTCAGAATTATACGTATATCCTttctgcattaaaaccaagtaAAACAGTGTCACCGGCGATATGTTCTTAAagatatagatgtgatatgtaagaaaaaaaatgacataaAAACCCCGTATGCTAGTAGGTATAGTGCACAAGAAAACATTATGTAAAGAATTTGATGTTGAAATTAGGTATATGCGTTGGACCCAACAATCAGATCCCTTATCATCCTACATACGCGAGAGAGACCACACATGAGATAGCAATAttagggagatttaataaacgaaacgtcgggacgtttcgttttgaagttgtggtaaacgtcatcatttcgggggtctctcgctggaaaggtgaaggtcaactgaaacggaacgtggaacgtcaaaacgcagtcacgttttccacccccaaaaaacgaacaatatttcgtcaacttttgtgagtatttttgcacactaacagttttatttgttggccattttatgcattgctagattcatcaaccctttcacagtcctGTCCGTGCTGTCCTTTGAATCTCCctaatagcaagatctagacgtggcacttttcagcacgtgtacggaaacgtgtacgggtaacgtcatcaattctagtttttacgtcacgcgtttgccaagatctgcagtcttggtgggagcaaaacaacgtataatttggaacattggatatgggtgacgcaatatctacacgtacgcgtacaggtctttgctacacgttcgatcatctagaacactgtaatatcGCACAATTCACACGTGGTGATAGCATGTAAATTATGTCGTGTAGAACTAGACTGACAGGGACCTGCTTTTTGGATGATTTCTTACGACAAAACTAATATACGTTTTTTAGTATCCATTAGCACGATACATAATTATTGACACTTTGGAATCAACGACAAGTGATAACAGCTTTTGGTGGTTGTTCTTAAAGGTACGTTCACCTGATGGTTGCCTGTGGCGAGATTAATTGATAAAAGTAGTTGGCCTTTTCAGATAATTATGTAGGGTAATTGCGTTGAATGATGGATGAACTAGCAAATGGGCAGACAGACAAGGACAACCAAAGCgtattaataaaaaaaaaaaacgcattTACTTCAAATTCCATCCTTTCGACCTCGCTTGTCGTTCTTCTATCTCCCTGCACGAGTAATTATCATCAATCTGATTATCTACTCTATATGACCAGATCCAGTTTGACAAAGGATCAGAAGAAGGACTcgaagaagaacaagaggaaGGAAACACACTCGCATGGAATTTTTGGGGAAAACCCAACAACTTTTTGTGAAACGTTTAGATCAACTTCAGGTTTTGCGCCATATCAGTATCCTTATTATTATCATGTTTAAGATCGAACACTTTTTTCATGAAAAATTTGGATTGTACCTCTGTTTAGTGCAGTCGATAAGCATTTCCTTCAATCGTTATATATATGTTACTGCATTTATTTCTGACTCGGCACTGAATCATCTACTCTGGACTGGCCGTGTCTGAGCTAATGTAAAATCTGCTTTGGCCTCCTAGATTCTGATCTGTCTGCATTGCTCTCATTGACCGCAAGGGTTTGTCTTTCTCGCCCTCGCCgtccttctgtctctctgtgcacCTTACGCTATCATCCATTTATGTGAAGGCAAAGTCCAGACCTTCATCAACGGCTGCCTTAGGAGGGTCCTCAAGATCCGCTGGCCCGAAACCATCAGCAATGCCGACCTTTGGGAAAGGACCTGCCAACTTCCTGCAGAAGAACTAATCAGGAAAAGGAGATGGGGATGGATTGGACACACCCTCCGCAAACCTTCAACCAACATCACCAGACAAGCGCTGAGGTGGAATCCCCAGGGCAAGCGAAAGAGAGGCCGTCCAAGAAACACCTGGCGACGCGACCTGGAGGCCGACACCAGAAAGATGGGCTACACCTGGAGTCAGATAGAAAAGATGGCCCAGGACAGAGGACTCTGCAGAGCTGTTGTTGGCGGCGCATACCCTGACAGGAGTGACGGgcattgagtgagtgagtgagtttcgagttctctctctccctcactctctttctccctctctctgtttctctctctctctctctctctctctctctccctctctctctctctctctctctctctctctctctctccctcactctctttctccctcttcttattctggtgcgttcctttggaattcactacctgtaaatatcaagtcatgtctgtcattatcttcttttaaaagacagctccgaaagcacctctctaacgactaagtcggtgtacaatgtgtgcgagtgtgtgtgaggatgtgtaaaagagaaagtgtatagtatgcttccattaacaagcacacttttgaattttttatttttattttgttatacctttccctattgtttttttttaaatttttaaatttttaaatttttttaattcttcatatttgttctttgtttcatgtgtgtattatagtagggactagctgtaagaaaggaccatatggacctaatgctatcatccctcggtaataaagttttcgagttcgagttcgagttctctctgtttctctctctctctctctctctccctctctctctctctctgtttctgtccaGCACTGCAGTAGGCCTACAAAACCAGCTTAATGTCCTGCGCTGCTCTGCAGAAAAACTGTGTCTGAACGTGAACTTGACAAAGACTAAGGTCATGGTTTTTAGAAAGGGCGGGCACATTGCACAGAAAGAGAAGTGGTTCTACGGAATAGATCGTCTTGAGATTGTGAACTCGTTTAAATATCTCGGTGTAACCCTTTCCACCCAACTGAGCTGGAACATTGcagtagaaacaaagacaaccatggcgaaaaagggagtgatcgaaatcgttagattactgaacagacttggctgccattcggcaaaggtgtttttcaaactgtttgacgcacggatcgctcctatgctcttgtatggttcagagctatggggatatggaaagtatgactctgtggaaagggtccacctgttcgcgtgtaaaaagtttctgaaagtgacaattcgaactccaaacaacattgtgtatggtgaattgggaagacatccgctgtatattaactctgcagtcagatgtgtgaaatactggtttacactgctgaagcaacctgattcaagatattccaagattgcatatacagctttatgtaatttggcatcgaagggccacacaaattgggtctcacatgtgcagagtcttttatgttgtaatggttttgctgctgtgtggatgtacggaactgttgggaatgagaagtgtttcttacaagagtttaaaagacgtttacaagatggtttttgtcaagaatggttctcctttttagaatgcagtgaacgttttgacatttataattgttacaaaacatgcttggaaaaagagaaatacattgaattaatcgaagatattaagtacagagttgctctttctcgtttccgcgcaggagtatccgaaatcaacgctcacaagtttcgatacgcaccaaaccaaacgacaagaaactgtcctctctgtacagctgataaagaagatgaacaccatgttgtatttttatgtcctttttatcaagaccttcgagcaaagtatttgaaaatctcgaactctaagacgctgcaacaacaacttgtgtatttctgtggcagtaatgaggaaaatgtgatgaacagcttcagcagatttgtgttcttcatgctacagaagagacgaacccttataaatgaggttcagtgatatgtcatcagggttttaatgtatttgttgaattttatgcgtgactataatttataactgtgcagatactattgctgttattttaaccactattgtaaggggctgtggccttagacaattaaagatttgttcttgttcttgttcttgttctctgtttctgtctctctccctctccctctacccccctctctctctctccctctctctctctaaaggaCAGGTTATAAGACTAAGCtgtgccttaaacctctatccttatgTATTAAAGATAAGTCAGTcactctgtctccctctctgtgtctctgtgtctctctctagctctctctccctgtccgtctttctctgtctgtctatctctctgttgccccgtgtgtgtgtgtgtgtgtgggggggatgtgtgtgtgtgtgtgtgtctctctctctctctctctctctctctctttttctctctcaagcTGTCTCTCTCATGGAACACAAGAACTGGGCGGAAAGATGATGACCCAGGGCAGAATTGACACAGGAGGTTTCTGACACACACAGGGAGGTGAGGCCCTGGGGGGACAGTTGGTGTGAAAGAAGGgtgggtgatggtggtggtggtggtggtgttggtaaTGGTGTGGGAATTAGACAGCAGTCCAAAAGAAAGGAATGACAGGTCTCACACAACCCAGTCAACTATGTGTACTACTCATCTTAACACAGATGGCAAAGCAGATTTTACAATATGTATTCTTTTTGTCGCTGTGTctcactttctctgtctctatttctctgtctgtttctctgtctgtttttttcttctgtctgtctgactctctttcaccccccccccccctctattaCTGGACCTAACCCTAGCATACGTGAGTTATATGGTTTTCGAGCTCGGGTTTGagatttctgtctctgtctgcacATCTGACAGTCAGTTTGCACGGTGTGTatctctgtcagtcagtcagtctgtctgtctgtctgtctgtctgtctgtctgtctctccctatctgtctctctctccctctctccttctctttctttgtctctctccttctctgtctcaGTGCTCTTTTTCagtctctgtgtccctctctctctctctcgaatttCTGTCTGtaagaaatattatcaagcagctggcaaaatataactgtactctctgattatattgaaaaacatgattatatataatgcATAAAGGATATTTTTTATGTtaattttttgaattttttatacaaacaaatatttctctgttatatataattttcaagcattgctgaagaatcacaatgcatcttaaaatgtcttattggttgcttgacatgttaattatggtaaatatgtcatttgtactatagttaaacttatcttctatttcttcttgtttgttacccctcaatgggcgagggccggatgaaaaaaagcaggtatacattgcttattctgtcaccctcgtaaaataaatttcaattctattcaattcaattcaattcaattcaattcaattctctccccctctctctctctctctctctctctctctctctctctctctctctctctatgtgtgtctctgtctctctatgtctctgtctctttctctctctgtctctctctctgtctttctctctttctctctctgtctctctcaaggGGAGAATACAGGAAGACAGCCTTACAAGCCCAGAGGTCTCACGCGATATGGCACAAATGTGTGCACATCTGAGCTTGCATCCTCTGAGTttgattctctgtctgtctatctgtctctctctcgctgtctctagctctctctctctctgtctctagctctgtctctgtctgtctgtctgtctgtctgtctgtctgtctctctctctgtctgtctgtctgtctctctctctctgtctctgtctgtctgtctgtctgtctgtctgtctctgtctctctgtctctctctctctctctctctctctctctctctctctccatatacTACTGCAATTCAGTCTAGTCACAAAGATCTAAGTGAGCTAGCAAgagtcctccaagaaaacattgatcgattgctggaatggtcagaactaaaccatatgtcactgaatccaaatcaaactaaatgcatgcttctaaccactagacaaaaacgacaaaatctatcatCGAGATATCCTAGactacaaatacaaaatcaagatgtAACAGAAGTTGATAACCATAAAGTGTTGGGAATAACCCTTGATAATaatctgtcttggtcaaaacatttagatacactttgtaaaaatacttctaaaaaatatatcagttatcaaaaattaaacactttctagacctacgcacacggaaactggttttttcaggcatatattcaatcaactattgattatgcgtccacagtgtgggactctgcaagtgcaaacacttgtgctctttacatagacgagctgttaaattatttctttaaaaaaatgcatctctctctacgtctgattataaaaaattaaagattCTTCCTATAAAATTAAGATTTACCTGTAACAAAGGTGCAATGATGCATAgcattatgtcagggaatgcacctacactcattgcctcaaatttcaaactagataattcaagaaaactaaacaaattaattaccccaacccctagaattgacctgtacaagtcaagtctttcttattctggcgccctattgtggaactccattcctgatataattaaaatgcaagtcagtgaaacatcattcaaggaactctacatgctgtttctcttggaaacaagtaaataattctgTGATAATATTTCATTATTGCTTGatatattcataatgcattttgaaatgtcgTTTTAATtatttgacatgttaattatgtacattgtattgtaattaacttaacttctatttcttcttgttattaatcgagttaccctcaatgggcgaggggcggatgaaaaaagcatgtatatattgcttattctgttaccctcgataaataaagttcaattcaattcaattcaattcagttcaattcaattcaatccatAAGTCTCTGGAATctgtcaactcttctcttcaaataAGTCTAGATGAAATAACAGAGTAGTGCACTTCTAATATAATGATTATTCacccaattaaaaaaaaaatatggtgATTACAAGACAAAAATACCATTCAAGACCTTTACAACTACAAGTGCAACAGGTCCTGGAGCATACATTATTGGGTCTTACAGTTGATCATGAAATAAAATGGCAAACTCACTGGAGTAATATTTGTAATTTAGTATCTAAGAATTGGTACCTATTGTctaaattaaggcattacgcagattcGGAAGCACTCAAGTTATTTTATTACGCACACATAATGCCTAATGTGAACTCTGCTTCAGCgtaacactttgggataactgcagcgatattcatttaaaaagactcaattcccttcATGGCCGTGCCGCAAAACTTCTTCTGCACGAGTCGAATAGGTCTACATATGAAACATTAAAGATCCTTATTCTGTGCTTTCAGACGAAGTTGTTTTAAACACCGGGGCCCCACAAGGTTGTGTTCTCTCTCCTGTCCTTTTTTCCATTTacacaaacaacatgcttttaaATGATCCAGTTCTAGCCCTCATTAAATATGCAGACGACATGGCCCTCGTTGGGCGTCTGAAGGACGACGAAACTTTGTCAAAGTATTTTACCCAAGTTGATCTTCTGAATGAATGGTTCAAGTCCAGTTTCTTGCAGttgaatgtaggcaaaacaaaagaaatgatttttggaggaaagagtgataattgtggtccccaaaaagtgagaataagcgacaaggaagttgaacttgtggaaaccttcaaatatcttggggtttcaattgacaataagctgacttttagtgatcatgttcatgctgtttataagaaagctcagcagcgactttttcttctcaggaagcttaaatattttaatgtcaatcaaagtgttatggaacttgtgtatcgcagtttgattgaaagcatactgacttttaacattgtgacatggtatggtaccacaaatgttaaaaacaaagctaaactccaccgcattgttgcgacggctagcaagcttgttgggcaaccccaacgacagctgaccagtctctacgaagctgccattaagcggaaagctctcaaaattgtccgtgatccgatccatcctctcaacccctgtttcgaaattctcccttcaggtaaacg
This Littorina saxatilis isolate snail1 linkage group LG17, US_GU_Lsax_2.0, whole genome shotgun sequence DNA region includes the following protein-coding sequences:
- the LOC138953246 gene encoding uncharacterized protein, producing MAIGEVQWFVFLALAVLLSLCAPYAIIHLCEGKVQTFINGCLRRVLKIRWPETISNADLWERTCQLPAEELIRKRRWGWIGHTLRKPSTNITRQALRWNPQGKRKRGRPRNTWRRDLEADTRKMGYTWSQIEKMAQDRGLCRAVVGGAYPDRSDGH